The sequence ACCCTGATCGCCCTGCACCTGCACCGGGACCGGCCCGAGCCGACGCTCGTCGTGTGCCCGGCATCCCTGCTGGGCAACTGGCAGCGGGAGATCGAGAGGTTCGCGCCCGGGGTGCCGGTGCGCCGCTTCCACGGCGGCACCCGCAGTCTGGACGGGCTCGACGGCGGCTTCGTCCTCACCACGTACGGCACGATGCGCGCCAGCGCCCCCCGGCTGGCCGGGCAGTGCTGGGGCATGGTCGTCGCCGATGAGGCCCAGCACGTCAAGAACCCGCACTCGGCGACCGCGAAGGCGCTGCGCACGATCCCCGCGCCCGCCCGGGTGGCCCTCACCGGTACCCCGGTGGAGAACAACCTCTCCGAGCTGTGGGCGCTCCTCGACTGGACCACGCCCGGTCTGCTGGGCCCGCTCACCGCCTTCCGGGCCCGCCACGCCCGGCCGGTGGAGCACCAGCAGGAGGAGGACGGGGGCAATGACGCGGCGGTCGCCCGACTGGCCGCCCTCGTACGGCCGTTCCTGCTGCGGCGCAAGAAGTCCGACCCCGGCATCGCGCCCGAGCTGCCGCCGAAGACGGAAACGGATCATCCGGTCTCGCTGACGCGCGAGCAGGCCTCGCTCTACCAGGCCGCGGTGGACGAGGCGATGGCCGTGATCGGGGCGAGCGAGGGCATCGAGCGCCGCGGCATGATCATGAAGTTGCTGGCCTCGCTGAAGCAGATCTGCAACCACCCGGCGCAGTACCTGAAGGAGGAGCAGCCCAGGATCCCGCACCGCTCGGGCAAACTCGCCCTGCTGGACGAGCTCCTGGACACGATCCTCGCCGAGGACGGCTCGGTGCTGGTCTTCACCCAGTACGTGACGATGGCCCGGCTCATCGAGCAGCACCTGTCGGCCAGGGGGATCTCCCACCAGCTCCTGCACGGCGGGACGCCGGTGCCGCGCCGCGAGGAGCTCGTGGACCGCTTCCAGGCGGGCGAGGTCCCCGTCTTCCTGCTGTCGCTGAAGGCCGCGGGCACCGGGCTGAACCTGACCAGGGCCGGCCATGTCATCCACTTCGACCGCTGGTGGAACCCGGCGGTCGAGGAGCAGGCCACCGACCGTGCCTACCGGATCGGCCAGACCCAGCCCGTGCAGGTGCACCGGATCATCGCCGAGGGCACGGTCGAGGACCGGATCGCCGAGATGCTGGAGGCCAAGCGGGCCCTGGCCGATGCCGTCCTCGGCTCCGGCGAGTCGGCGCTGACCGAGCTCACCGACCGGGAGCTGGCCGACCTCGTGTCCCTGCGGAGGCCCGGATGATCACCGCGAAGGACGACCGCCGCCGCACCTTCGAGACCGTGCCCGCCGGAGCGGATGCGGTGAGCTGGTGGGGCCGGGCCTGGGTGTCGGCGCTGGAGGAGGTCGCCCGCGACGCCGCCCGCCTGGCCCGGGGCCGTACGTACGCGGACGGCGGCCACGTCGACGCGGTCACCGTCACCCCGGGCCGGATCGTGGCGTACGTGCGGGGCAGCCGGCCCCGCCCCTACCGCACCGAACTGCTCCTGCCCGCCTTCCCGGACGCGCAGTGGAGCGAACTCCTGGAAGCGGTCGCGGCCGATCCCGCGGCGCTCGCCGCCCTGCTGGAGCGGGAGGTCCCGCGGAGCCTCGCGGACACGGTCCTGCCTCGCGCCGGCGAGCTCGTCCCGCGCTGCTCCTGCCCGGACGTGGCGCGTCCGCCGTGCAAGCACGCGGCGGCCCTCTGCTACCGGGCGGCCCGCCTCCTGGACGACGACCCGTTCGTCCTGCTGCTCGTGCGCGGTCGCGGCGAGCGGGAGCTGCTCGAGGAGCTCACCCGCCGCAACGCCGCCCACGCCGCTCGGGAACGGCCCGACAGCACACCGGACCTCGCGGGGGTCCCGGCCCGCGCCGCGCTCGCCCGCACCGTCCTGCCCCCGCTGCCGGCGCCGCTCGCCGCGCCCGCCGCCGCGGGGCTTCCTCCGGCGTACCCGGCCGACCCCGCCGCCCCGGATCCGCTGGCCCTGGACCAGCTCGCCTCCGACGCCGCCGCCCGCGCCTTCGCCCTGCTGACCACCGCCGAGGACCCGATCGCCGGGCTCAGCCTCTGGCAGGACGCCGTCCGGCTGGCCTCCGCGCATTCCACGGCCGGGCTCACGGGCGCCGCCCGCGCCCTGTACCGCGACCTGGCCGCCGCCACCGGCCGCAGCACCACCGACCTGGCCCGCGCCGCCGCGGCCTGGCGCCAGGGCGGCCGTCCGGCCCTCGCCGCCCTCGAAGAGCCCTGGGACCCCCCGGCGGGCCCCTTCGACCGGGCCCGTCCGGTGCTCCTCGCCGCGGCCCAGGGCTCCTTCCGTCCCGAGCGCAACCGCCTCACGGCCACCACCCGCCAACTCCGCCTCGGCCGCGACGCCCTCTGGTACGCCTACGAGTCCCGTCCGGACGACGAGGACTGGTGGCCCACGGGCCGCCCCTCCCCGGACCCGCTCACGGCGCTCGGATCCTGAGGCCGCTGCCTCAGCGGCCCACGTAGAGGAAGCGGAGGTAGCGGGCGTACGTGAGCTCTCGGCTGTGGCGCCGTGCTTCGTCCAGGGCGCCGCGCAGGGCCTCGTACCGGGCCTTGTCCTGCTGGAGCCGGATGCTGCGCCGGCTGAACTCCTGCCGTTCCTGCTGTGCCCGCAGGGTGGCGGCGGCGTCCTCCTGAGCCAGCCGGGCGAGGCCGTCTTCCAGCCGGCTCTTCGCCCCTGCGCGCGCGGTGTCGGCCGCGGCGTCCGCGTCCTTGCGCCGGCGGGCGAGCAGGGTGCGCCGACGCTCGAAGTCCCGTTCGATCGAGGCGCGCTCCGCGGCGGGGAGGCGGGTGGGCCGGACGGCTTCGGCCGCGGCGGCCTCCCGCCTGCGCCAGCCGACCAGGGCCTTGGCCTTGGCCTCGCCGATGCCGGGCACCTTCACCGCGCGGCCGCCCCGGAGCACGAGCACCGCGCCGACACTGTTGTACGCGGCGTTCTGCACGCTGCGGTAGCCGGTGAAGTCCGCGGCGGTGCGGATCCCCGCCAGGGCCAGCTGGTGGGTCAGGGCTTCCCCGATGCCGCGTACCTGGGCGTGGGCGATCTGCTTGCGGCTCAGCCGGTCCTGGACGAAGTCGGCCTGCCGGGCGGTGAGCGCCTTGACGAGGGCCTGGCGGAGGTCGCTGTCGACGGCGGCGATCTTCTGGTCGGTGTCGCGCAGGGTGCGGACCTTGGCCTCTTCCGCGGCCTTCAGGTCCTTGTGGTAGCGGGAGTTCAGCTTCTGCTGCTCGCGCGGCAGCCGGGCCTTGCGGTCGGTCTCCGAGTCGTCGAAACCGGCCCGCTCCTTGCGGAGCTTCTCGGCACTCCGCTCAGGGCTGTCGAGCTGCTTCATGCGGTGGTGCAGGTCTGTCAGGACCTGCCGGGCGTGCCTGGTCTCCGTACGCCGACGCCGGGCGAAGGCGCAGACCAGAGCCGTGAACGCGAGCGGCGCCAGCTGCGTGCCCGTCGGCACGAGAAGGCCGGCGAGCACCATCAGCACGGAGGCGGCGATCGAGAGCGGCAGCAGGACGGCGGTGACCACGTCGGACAGCCGGCGCCCGAGGAAGCCGGCCTGCCGCCCGGCGCCGGCGACCTGCGGCGAGGGGGGAGCCGCAGGCTCCGGCGCGGGGAGGTGGTCGGCCATCCAGCGGGGAAGCGGGCCCGCACCGGAGGGGGACGGCGTCGACGGCGAGGCCGCACCGGCCTGTGCGGCGGTGACCTGCGCCGGGATGGCGGGGCCGGCCGGGGTGAGCGGGGGCAGGGCGTCGAGGGGCTGGTACGCCAGCGACCTCACGTGGTCGGCGAGCCCGCTCACGGTCCGGTCGGGGTGGGACAGCAGGGTCAGCAGACCGGCCGAGGTGGACGGGCTCTTGAAGTCCTCCTCCGTGAGCAGCAGGAACTCGCCGCTCGGCTCGTGCAGACGGCTCCACAGTCCGGGATCGGCGGCGACGGCCTTCAAGGCCAGGAAGATGACCCAGGAGGAGAACCGGTCGAGTTCGGCTCCGAAGTCGTCGTTCCCGCGAGCGGGTGACTGGTAGTTGCGGTGGCCGCGTTCGGTCCCGCCGTGGCCGGCCAGCGCTGGTACGTACATCCCGTCGTAGTCCACGAGCCGGAAGGTGCCGTCGCGCGCGACCAGGAGGTTGCCGTGCTGGAGGTCTCCGTGGGCGATGCCGTGCGAGGAGAGGTCTGCCGTCAGGTCCGCGAAGCGGCCCGCGAGACGGTCGACGGCGGCACTGTCGCCATGGTGGCTGTCCAGCCACGAGGAGAGGGTGACCGCCTCGATCCAGTCCATCTTCAGGACGGGGAACCGGTCCTTGCCCACCCGGATGGCGTCCGGGAGGTAGTCGAAGCCGAGTTTCCACGGCTGGGACAGCTCGCCGAGGTCGAGGGCGGCGAGCTCGGCGCTGATCTCCTGGTAGCGCAGCTCCTGGTCGGGGACGTGCCGGGTGAAGCACTTGACCGCGTACCGCTTCCCGGACGCCGCGGAGGTCAGCGAGAACACGCTCGCGAAGGCACCCGAGATGGCGCGGGGAAGGCCGAGCCGGGTGAGTTCGGGCCGGGCCCCCTTCAGTTCGGGGTGCCGGAAGCAGAGCTCCGTGTGCTGAAGAGCCTCCGCGTAGGCCGCGCCGCTGGGGAACAGCCTGTGCGGACCGGTGGGCGCGCCCACGGTTCACCGTCCTTCGAAGTCGATCCGTACGACGGCCACGTCATCGTTGCGCAGGAGCCGACCCTCGCGGAGTCCCGTGAGCCATCGCGTGAACGCGCCGAGGTCTCCCGGTCCCGAGAAGTCCAGCAGTTCGTGGAGGGCGGCGGTGGGGTCCGCGGCGGAGAGGAACCACGCCGCGAGGGCGTCCGTCATCAGGAGCAGCCGGTCTCCCGGCAGCGCCTTCCCGTCGGCGAACCGGGTGCGTTCCTCCAGCAGCACCGTGTCGTGGTTGCGGCTGCTGAACAGGTCGGGCGTGGTGTCGAAGTCCTCCGGCCGCTGCACCGGGAACGAGCTCAGCAGCCGGTCGTCGCGCAGGTGGAAGAGGCAGCTGTCGCCCAGGGCGGCCGCCTGCCAGTGCCAGGCCGATCCGGGTCCGGTCGGGGGTTCGGGGTCGACGCGGACCACGAGGAGCGTCGCGAACGCACCGGAGGCCAGCTTGGCCTGCTCGTACCACTTCAACGGCCGTCCTTCGTCGGCGCGGGTCCGCGTGTACTCCTCCAGCCAGGGCTCCCACCGGGCCACGGCACGCGCCGTGAACTCCTCGAAGGCCGGACCGCCCGCCAGGACGCCCGGCCGGTCCATGGCCTCCGTGGCCGCCGCCCCGGACAGGAGCCGGGCCCAGTCCTTGGCCAGCACGCTTTCCGTGGCACCGTCGCAGATGCCCGCCGTCAACGGCTCCCGGACCATGTCGACGTGCGTGCAGGCCGGGAGCACGGCCACGGCGTCCTCGCACTCCGCCTCCGTGCTCCCGTGTTTGGGCGCCACCAGGTGGGTGACGAACAGGAAGGGCGCTGTGCTCACCGCAGCTCGGTGGCGCGGGTACCGATGTCCAGGAACTGGACGATCGTGGTGATGTCCGCGTTGTAGACGAATCCCCGGGTCGTCTCGCTCACGCGCCGGCCCTGGGACGCGGCGTACGAGCGCATGTGGCTGGGCAGCGGGCTCGACATCCTGAAGAGGGTGCGGGCATAGCTGTCGGGCAGGCCGTCGGCGCTGTCGGGGAAGGCGGTCGGGGTGCCGCCCGAGGCCGAGACGTGCAGGTTGAAGAGCAGGGCGGCGCCGTCGGCGGTGGCGTGCGAGGTGATGGCGTCGGCCGCGGCCGACGGATCGCCGTCGGTCGACTCGCCGTCCGTCAGGTTGATCACGATGGGCGGGAAGCTCGCGGGGAAGCGCTCGGTCCAGCCGGCGACCAGCGTCTCGGCGTACTTCAGGGCGCGGGTCATGGGCGTGCCGCCGTGGGCGACGGGGTCCATCCACAGAGGGAAGTTGACTGTGGTCTCGACGAGACCGCCGGCGCCGTCCGGAACCTTCTTGCTGCGCTCGTCGACGCGCGCCGGATGGTCCGCGACCTCACTCAGCGGCACGATGTCCCGCCCGGCCAGCGAGCCGGCGAAGGCGGAGCCGACACTGGCGCCGTAGCCGATCACCGCGACGTGGAAGTAGTCGCGCACGCCCTCTTCCTTGGCGCACTTGATGGAGAGTTCCGTCAGCAGCCGGTTGATCGCGTCGGCGACGACATCGGCCTTCTGCTGGGGAACCTCGCCCCCGATGGGATCGCTCATCGAAGTCGACTGGTCGACAAGGAAGATGATGCTCGTCGGATTGCTGCGGCTGATCTCGGCGGTGTACGGCACCTGGAACTCCTGACGAGGCGGCGAAGGGTGGTCCGTCCGGCGGAGGACCCGACGACACACTGGCCGGCACACGCACACCGTGATCCCCCACACGCGATGTTAGGACGCGGCAGGGGATCCAAGGGGCGAATCTGGATCTTTGACAAGTGCCCCTCTCATCCGGCCAGTTCGGCCGCCCAGCGGGTCAACGCGGTGAAGTCGCGGTCGCGCAGGCCGTGGCGGGGGTGGATGCGCAGGAGGAGCGCGGGGGACGGGTGGTGGGCCGCGACCCAGGCCCGGTCGAGGGGGGTGATCATGTCGTCGACCCAGGCGAACGGGCGGCCGGCCGCCCAGTCGACGAGGGGGCGGGTCTTCCACGACAGGCCCTCCGGGTCGCGGGCGAAGAGTTCCGGCCAGTCGACGACGGGGAGATCGCCGGGAAGGCCGATGTGCGGGGCGATCAGCGTGTTGGCCTGGTGCGTCCAGGCGGTGGCCCAGGTGAGGTCGAAGGGCAGTGCCTGCAACCGGGCCCCGTGGGACGGGTGGAGGCGCACCCGCGCGCCGCGCCGGGCGCGGCGGGACTCCGGGTCGCGGTAGGAGAGCCAGACGTCCGGGCGCATCCGGTGGCTCGTGTATCCCCGGAGACCGGCGAAGAGGGACCGGAACGGGTTCAGGGGGCCGTCCACATCGAGGAGGAGCAGCGGGCGAGCAGTCATGAAATAGGCAGTACCCAGTACACGATGGAGTGAAATGCCTACCGGCTCTATAACCCGAACGGGTTCAGCGCGTTGTCTCCGGTACGGGTGCAACGCCCGGGAACCTCTCCGGAAGGCAGGAAAACTGATGCGTCACAGTCGTCGGAATGGCTTGATCGCGGCGGTGGTTGCGGGAGGCGGACTGGCGGTCGCGGGCGTGAGCGGACTCGCCTACGCCGATGCGGACGCGGCCGGTGCGGCCGAGCGGTCGCCCGGGCTGCTCTCGGGGAATCTGGTGCAACTGCCCGTGCACGCCCCGGTGAACGTGTGCGGGAACACCGTGAGCGTGATCGGTGTGCTCAACTCCGCCGCCGGGAACCGCTGTACCAACGCGACGCCGAAGGGCGGCGGGCATCCCGGGCCGGGGCCCTCGCAGCCGTCGGCCCCATCCGCCCACCCGTCGAAACCCGGCACGGGCCACGGCTCGGGCAACGGAGGCGGGGCCGCCGCTCACGGAAGCGGAAAGGATTCACCTGGGCTGCTGTCCGGCAACGGACTCCAGCTCCCGGTCGAGGTCCCGCTGAACATCAGCGGGAACGCGGTGAGCGTCGTCGGGGTCGGCAACAGCTCCAGCGGCAACACCTCCGTCAACGGCGAGGTGCCCAGCGTCGGCAAGCCGCCCCAGCCGCCCGTCGCCGAACGGCCCGTGGCCCAGCCGCCGGCGCCGCCGCGCCACACCGAGGCACTCGCCCAGACCGGAGCCGACGGCCTCGGCTACCTGCTCCCCGGCGGCGGAGCACTGCTGCTCGGCGGCGCCTTCCTCTACCGGCGCTTCCGCCCGGCGGCGCACTAGGCCCGGCGCATCAGGCCCGGCGGTCAGGTCCAGTGGGTCGGGCCCGGCGAGCCAGGCCCGGCGGGTCAGGTCCGGTGGGTCAGGTCAGGCGGGTCGGGACCCGGGGCCGGGTCCGGCGGGTCGGGGGACGCGGGGGTCGGGTCCGGCGAAGTCGGACGCGGCACGTCAGGGCCGGGGCGGTACCGGGCGCCAGCTGTCCAGGACGGCGTCGATCCGCGCGGCGAGCCGGGCACGGGCGGCGAAGCGCGGGACACCCGCCATCAGCAGGGCGTCGTACTCGGTGTCGGTGTGCCGCACGGCAGCCCGGACTGCGTACGAGACCGCGAGTTCGTCGAGGGCCCGGCCGGCCGCGCTGCGGCCCACCCGGCCGCTGCCGCGCACCGAGGCGTGGGTGGCGATCGCCACGGCCCGACCCGCCGGGCACCCGGGGAACAGCCGTACTATCTCGGCGGCGAAGGCCGCCGTGAACCGGGTGTCCTCGGCCGCGCGGCGCACCCGGTCGCGTTCCCGGCGCCGGGAACGCGCCTCCGCGTCCGCGAGGCAGGCACGCTCGGCCCGGGCCAGGGCGGCATCCTCGACGAGGATCCCCTGACGCTCGTACCGGCGGCGGCGCCGGTTGAAGCGGACGACGACCGCGGACAGTGAACTCGCCTCACGGGAGCGGCGGGTGAGCGCCGCGTCCCC comes from Streptomyces sp. NBC_01408 and encodes:
- a CDS encoding vWA domain-containing protein, producing MPYTAEISRSNPTSIIFLVDQSTSMSDPIGGEVPQQKADVVADAINRLLTELSIKCAKEEGVRDYFHVAVIGYGASVGSAFAGSLAGRDIVPLSEVADHPARVDERSKKVPDGAGGLVETTVNFPLWMDPVAHGGTPMTRALKYAETLVAGWTERFPASFPPIVINLTDGESTDGDPSAAADAITSHATADGAALLFNLHVSASGGTPTAFPDSADGLPDSYARTLFRMSSPLPSHMRSYAASQGRRVSETTRGFVYNADITTIVQFLDIGTRATELR
- a CDS encoding chaplin; protein product: MSGLAYADADAAGAAERSPGLLSGNLVQLPVHAPVNVCGNTVSVIGVLNSAAGNRCTNATPKGGGHPGPGPSQPSAPSAHPSKPGTGHGSGNGGGAAAHGSGKDSPGLLSGNGLQLPVEVPLNISGNAVSVVGVGNSSSGNTSVNGEVPSVGKPPQPPVAERPVAQPPAPPRHTEALAQTGADGLGYLLPGGGALLLGGAFLYRRFRPAAH
- a CDS encoding DUF2293 domain-containing protein, encoding MSLVVFESAKQIHCAECRHGPLRHLVREAGVPRCLDCADLGHLVYLPRGDAALTRRSREASSLSAVVVRFNRRRRRYERQGILVEDAALARAERACLADAEARSRRRERDRVRRAAEDTRFTAAFAAEIVRLFPGCPAGRAVAIATHASVRGSGRVGRSAAGRALDELAVSYAVRAAVRHTDTEYDALLMAGVPRFAARARLAARIDAVLDSWRPVPPRP
- a CDS encoding SWIM zinc finger family protein, with the protein product MITAKDDRRRTFETVPAGADAVSWWGRAWVSALEEVARDAARLARGRTYADGGHVDAVTVTPGRIVAYVRGSRPRPYRTELLLPAFPDAQWSELLEAVAADPAALAALLEREVPRSLADTVLPRAGELVPRCSCPDVARPPCKHAAALCYRAARLLDDDPFVLLLVRGRGERELLEELTRRNAAHAARERPDSTPDLAGVPARAALARTVLPPLPAPLAAPAAAGLPPAYPADPAAPDPLALDQLASDAAARAFALLTTAEDPIAGLSLWQDAVRLASAHSTAGLTGAARALYRDLAAATGRSTTDLARAAAAWRQGGRPALAALEEPWDPPAGPFDRARPVLLAAAQGSFRPERNRLTATTRQLRLGRDALWYAYESRPDDEDWWPTGRPSPDPLTALGS